CGCAACTACTTGGTCGTGCCCCGGCCGGTAGCCGAGCTGCTCGACCGGCACCAGCTCTTGCGCGCCAACCCCGCCGATTACGGCCTGACCGACGAGGAATGGCTGGCCTTGGCCTTATAAAACCTGCTTCTAATGTGTGGTAATGAAAGCGGCCCGGTAAACTACCGGGCCGCTTTCGTCTTTTCAGGGATATGGATCTTAAAGGCCAGCTGTGGTGTAGCCCAGCACCGGGGCCTCACCGTCGGCATCGGTCAGTACAAAGGCCGGCGCTTCCTGAGCCACCTCGTAGCGCAGCACCACATCGGTTTCGAAGGCAATAAAGTACGCGCAGAGCATCTTCAGGGCCCGGGACTGCCAGCTGTCCGATAGAAAGCTCTCCAGGGCGGCTGTCGTTAGTTCGGGCAGGCTGATTTCCAGCGCGGGCAGGGTTTCCTGATACATTCCACCCAGCACAAACTGTCGGCCCAACTCCAGATTGCCCAGATTTAGTCCGCCGCCCCCCGCCCCAGGACTTGAGGTGAGCGTGGCTGGTGTCGCAAAGCTCAGCGGGGCCACGGTGCGCAGCACAACGGGTGTTTCCAGCACGCTCTCGAAACAGCGCCGGGTCAGTTCCAGGTCGCCGGTGATGCGGTGAGCCAAAGGCAGCAGGTAAAGCAGCGTCGTGACCTGCCGGGCTGGCAACTGGCCTTCTAGATTCCAGAAGCGGGCCAGCACCTCGTTGTACCACTGCGCCGACAAGTTGGTCATGTAGCGCCGCTCTTCCTGCTCCAGCAGCACCCGAAACCGGTAAAATTCTTGCTCTAGCGGCAAAAAGAAGCGGCGGGCTGCCTTTTCCTTGCGGCGCTGGATCTGAATTTCTTCCACCATAGGCTGCACGCCAGGGCGGGGCGTGGGGTCGGTGGGGTGATGAAACAGCTCCTGGGGCAGGGCGTCGTACAGCCCTTCCCGGTGCACGTCGACCGTAGTTTTGGGCGAACTCCAGCGGTCGGTCTGCTCTTCGGTAGTCGTACCCAGGTCGCGGCGGTAGCGGCGGGCAAACAGGCTGACCGGACGAATAATAAAATCATCGAACTCGTAGCCGTGGGCCAACAAATCGGCTAGCACTACTTCCAGCCGCAGGTCGATAGGACGGCGCCGAAGCTGGGCAAAGAGCTGATGCAGAGTCGATACCGGCTTGGTGGCTGCTGCTGCGGGCCGCACCCCGGGATAAGGCAGTTCAGGACTGGATTTTGGCATAGTATATTTTTTCTGACAACTTACACCCGATTATAGCTCGGGTTGGTATAAACAGAGCGGTTTGCGCCGGCTAGCTACCTTCTCCGAACGAGTGCCCAACCTATTACTTCTTGTCGAACTTGGGCCGGCGCGAGTCCGTAGTTTGGCAAATATTGCAGATATATGCTTACTCCCAATCCCCAGGCCCAGGCGCGTAGCAGCGTCAACACGGCCTTGTCGAATGCCCGCTCCAGCGTGCAGCGCAACCCGACCATCATCAGTACGTTTCTGTACCTGCTTACGGTTGTGGCCATCTTTGCGGTGGTCGGCCTCGGGGCCGCCTACAGTCCCTGGTCCTACAAACTTACTTTTTTCCTAGTGCAGCTAGCAGCCTTGCTGCTGGGCATTGCCCATGTAAAGGCCATGCCGCGGTGGCTGCCCTGGTACGACCCTAAAACCTCCTGGCACGGCCCGCTGCTGACGGTGCTTACCTGGCTGGCCGCCGGCCTGGGGCTGGCCCTCACGAGC
Above is a genomic segment from Hymenobacter cellulosivorans containing:
- a CDS encoding type VI secretion system baseplate subunit TssG, translating into MPKSSPELPYPGVRPAAAATKPVSTLHQLFAQLRRRPIDLRLEVVLADLLAHGYEFDDFIIRPVSLFARRYRRDLGTTTEEQTDRWSSPKTTVDVHREGLYDALPQELFHHPTDPTPRPGVQPMVEEIQIQRRKEKAARRFFLPLEQEFYRFRVLLEQEERRYMTNLSAQWYNEVLARFWNLEGQLPARQVTTLLYLLPLAHRITGDLELTRRCFESVLETPVVLRTVAPLSFATPATLTSSPGAGGGGLNLGNLELGRQFVLGGMYQETLPALEISLPELTTAALESFLSDSWQSRALKMLCAYFIAFETDVVLRYEVAQEAPAFVLTDADGEAPVLGYTTAGL